The genomic DNA TTTGACAAAATCTTACCTCACAAATCGACAGATGCAGGAATTACAAAATTTGGTTTCTGATATTCAAGATGACATGATATCCACTTCTATGAGATTGGAAGACCTAGAGAAGAAAAACATAAGATTTGCAATCTAAAATAGATGACCTCGAAAATAGGACAAGAAGAAACAATTTAAGATTTATAGGAATTCcaaaatcttacaaaataaaTGATGTCATCACACTTATTACTacaataatcacaaaaaaattggcgATTCACCAAAACTTAGCAAATGTGAGGCTGGAAAGAGTTCATCGCattggccctttaaaggaacaagtACCTATCAAACCAAGAGCAGTTATTGCTAAGTTCTTGAACTATTCTGAAAAAGCCTTGTTGCTCCAGGCTTACAAAAAGAATCATACACTTGATATTGAAAGATTTTGAGATTCCAGGACTACTAATTTTTGCTGTCTCAAAAACTAAAGGAGTTCATTACAATTTGTcaatctttatttaaaatgaagcGATGAAAACTCACGGCCTTTACAGAAGATCCAGGACAAGACACCAACTACAAAACCTAGATCCAGATACCCTATTCTACAGGAACAACTAGATCTTGAGAATATGATAAATTAAATTAGGTTGAAATAATAATTTGAAGGTTATGTGTTATGAATAGATGAAAAGTGGTGCAGACTTTACCCTGTCACTTTTCTTGGTAAGAAGGTTTAAATTCTGGGCTCTCCGGCGGTCTACAGCCTACAGCTGAAAATACAGGCACTTTTTATATTCTAAAGTGACCAGAGTGAGCTGGGTGGCTCGGTACCTGGCGGAGTAATGATCATTCGGCCAAGGCAGAAAGAGACGCTTAGCCGCAGCTGAGGAGACAGGACAGGGGCCTAGCAGCATGCCAAGCCCCGGGCTAAATTTTGGGAGGCACTGCACaccaaacctcccaactgtccctttttcggagggacagtccctcttttgacagctcaacccgcagtccctcatttgtactggaaagtccctcttttctctgcactgaacagccagaaaaagaaacaaagtttctcacttaattaacttttagcagagagcccagaacacctaacaggtgcaaataagatactttgtaacaattttgagacacaaaaacacagtttagataatattttcaaactttcataacctgccaaattttgtaaaacatggtaattagggggtgtggccacataaaggggtgtggtcaaaaaattgctgcgctacgtgtggaaaaaaattttttgtccctctttttacttccaaaatgttgggaggtatgcacaccGAGGAAGGACTCCGAGATAGTGCCCTTAAAAAAACTGGCGGAGATCATAGGGAGGGTAAGCAGAACCTAGAGGCGCCCCtcatttgcaatatatatatatcacagtctgAGTCCATAGAAACAGCTGTGAATCACCATACCAGTGATACAGTGCAGAGAGCTTCTTCCAGCCCAGCTCAGCTAGGAACATAGGAAGCACACATGGCTGAGTAAATATTTAGCTTGGCACCCACAGTCTGATCCCAGCCCAGTTATATTGAAcaagagatggggggggggagataaaaACATAGACAGGAGAAAGCTGCAAAATACCGGCAATAGGAGTCCGTAAGCCTCACAAAGGGATATTGCACCGTTGTTCCATAAGAAAAGTAAAGTCCACGAGGGAGTGGTAAAAATGGCACCGACACATCAAGGAAGAGAGGGTGGAGAGCCCCACTAGAGAATCCTCTGAGTCGGATAGCGAACATGAAGGAGAGAATGATTTATAAGCACAAATCGCAAAGCTACCATCTAAAgcagatattaaaaaaatgttgcggGAAGTAAAGGTGTCTATTAAAGAAGATATACAGGATATTAAAAACGATATGGTCGCAATGGCTCAATGCACGGAAGAGATCGAAGGTACTATAAGTAAATTACATACCAACCGGAAGGCTATGGATCTAAAAATACAACAGCAGGGCATTACTATCATAGATCTCCAAAGACAGCTGGGGGACCATGAAAACAGTAATAGGAAAAAATAATATCAGGGTAAGGGGAGTACCGGAGAAAATACAAATGGAAGAAATAAAGGCTTTCTTGCAGCAATTCTTCAATAATATATTGAGCATAGAAAAGTCTATGGACATACAAATAAAGAGAGCCCACCGAGTTCAGAAACCGAAAACGGTACCCCTAAATGCCCCAACTGTGTTGTTTGCAAAGTTTCACAATAAATTCTACAAAAAAGCAAAAGAGGTAGACAATATCAAATATGAAGAGAATACATTCAAACTGTTCCAAGACCCATCAAGGATTACGCTACTCAAAAGAAAAGCATTGAAAGCTCTTACAGATTTATTGAGAGAAAGGAAGATCCTATATAGATGGGGATTCCCCTTTTCATTGACTGTAAATAAAGAGGGGACAACCACTACAGACGCAGCTGAAGACTGACACAACTCTCGATGGCAAAGGCAAAAAGAATTGCGGACAGGTGAGCCACAATGGGCCAGATCTCTTGCATGCTGGTTCCCAAGATGGCCCTCGCAACTCCGCAGGACCCATTAATACTGCACACCAGCCCCATAGTGCATCTGAAAGCGCTGGCCGCAGAAATATCGCAGCATCCACAGCTAAGAAATTGGGGAAATATGCCAGGGACCAGATGGAGACCAACACAGCTCAAGACAGTGGTGATGCTACCTCTCCTCCGGCTTCTCCATATAACTCCCCCGCACTCTCCCCATATCATGACCAAAGTGAGGACTCTCAGCAAGCTACACCAGGCCAGCCCACGCTAGCAGAGGTAATGGCACTTATTCCTACTAAACATGCAGTCACAATTAGCAAGTTTGACGACCTCAAAGCAGATCTCGCCTTACTTAAACATGATGTGCAGAAAATGCACCACGGAAGCAGAAAGAATCATCAGCACTCTGGAAGACACCATAGTTCCCATACCTGACAACATTCATAATATGACGCAGCAAATAAGAGACCTCACAGCTAAAACAGACAACATGGAGAATCGCTTGTGCAGGATAATATCAGGCTGGTGGGCCTTCCTGAAAGGGCAGAGGGGGGCAATCCTGAACTGTTTGTTGAGAATTGGCTCAAGGAAAAGAGCTGAGTCTTTCTCCTCATCCTTCATAGTTGAGAGGGGACATAGAATTCCTGCCCACCCCCTCCGCCAGGTGCACCTCCAAGGCCTCTCATTGCCCGTCTTCTAAATTACAAAGACCGCGACCGAGCACTCTCCGAAGCCAGGAAATCATACATGACAACACAAAAGTACCCATTTACCCAGATTTTTCCATTGAAGTACGTAAACAATTCCTGAAATTTACCGAAGCCAAGAGAAGATTACGTCAGCACAATTTGCCCTACGCCATGCTCTTCCCTGCCAGATTAAGGGTTCAAGAGGATgaccaaacacattttttcacaagACCAGAGGATGCAATTCATTGGCTCGAGTCAAAAGCCAATAGATCACTACGACGTTAAAGCATTAATTTGTGCAGTACCTACAACCTTCAGTTTGCTCGCTCCGTTGGGAATGTTTATTCTACCTGTGAGCACAGGACACAATGTTCAATAGACTcctaggggggaattcacaaaagtgtcggtaaaaaaagtaacccagaagtggcggtcgacaaatttgtaaaatgtcgtatgtACGTCAAATTCACAAAGGGAGATGTCACTGTCTTTGAATCTCTCGTAAGTCcggcatttttataaaatgtcgtATATATTTTGTCGGTGGAACGACGGTTTAGTTAAATTGTCGTAGTTACGTCAAATTCAAGAAAAAAGGCGCAATCACTGTACAACTGATTAAAATAATGTCGTTAGAACGAATAAATATGTCGTGTACCCGAAAGAACATTTCCTAGCACGACAACTGCAGAATAGCTTCACGTCACGTTGTAGATGAGTTCTGTCACTCAGAGGAAGCTGCTTAATCCTGAGGAGATTTCGTTTTTCCGAAGATATTGTTCCTGAggttattctatatatatttaaagtaagttttatcatttgttttctattacatttcttttttaaatacatatatatatttctaaatctttcttcttttgttttatttatatgtatatttctaaTTGTATTGCACTCCTTCAGTAAAAAGCTCAGTACAGCAAACCAATACATTTATAAGTAATAAAGAAAAGGACACTGTAATAAGtaacattaaaaagtaaatagttacactgatatatatatatatatatatatatatatataaatatatatatatataaaaagcaacaatagtaAGTAACTAATAAGTAACTAAAAAAGTATCATtcataagtaacaataagtgcactTTAGAAAAACAAGtgagataaatataatatataattacaatatagattaagtgctcagtgtcaatcAGACAAAATGCTTGAGGACAttaccccatagagcttacagtttaaattGTATGATAATATACAGACATAATTTGAGGCTATTAAAGATGTAGTTTAcattttgttacactgttatatacagtaattactagTTCCAAGTCCAGTTTTTATCcttgtgttaaaaatgtatttatgttggAAATACTAGCTTCTTTAATATGCATAGAGCATCATTTAAACAATActtacatttataaagatataatttttcAGAAATCTCACTATCAGAGAGGGCACAGGGAGAGGCTTAGCTGATCTGTACTTGTCAAAATAGCTGGTCCGCCAATGAGAACACCAAAGCCGTGCCATATCTACTATAGTCCCCAACTTCTGAATTTAAGTTTAGTTCTACTGTACATCaatcagtgtatttttttaatttattaaacctcttgtcactaatgtatttttttaaataattctctgGCCAATatcctttttaacttgtaagagggaatgtctggcacatttttttttcacaaatcaatttTTATGGGAGTttgtgaaataaacattttattttacttatgggTGCCATAACCATCAATGAACAGGGCCAGATCTTGGGTGGGGCTTTAGTGGTTaggcccagggatccccaaccttttgaagctgagagcaacattcagaagtaaaaattaaaatcaaaatcaaaaatcattaaaatcagcATTAAACATGTTctcagggtgccaaataagggctgtgattggccatttggaaggccctatgtggattgtcaacctacattgagactctgtttggcaggacacatggtttttaaacaaccaaaacttgccaccaagcctggaattcaaaaataatcgcctgctttgaggccactgggagcaacatccaaggggttggagagcaacatgttgttcatgagctactggttggggatcactggattaggGAATGGAGCCAATATGAGTTGGGGGCCTAGGGGGGGCTATAAAAATGTTGTTATACTGTCAGGATCATGTGGGATTAGAATGCTTTGGTGTGCATTTCTAAAATTGTGCACTCTCCAGTTTAGCCACTGTAGAATGCTTGCAATTGACTTACATTCCTATGTATGTATTCACTGTTTCTTTGTGCTCCTGTCTATTCTAGATTTTCTATTTagatttcctggttttgaccttggcttgtttCTGGACACTGTTGCCTGCTGCCTGACCCGACCTTTGGCCTGTTTACTGGACTCTGTTTTTGCCTGCAGATTCTTTTCATCACAGgctagtatatttatattttctagaaGCACCTGTTGTGTTGTTTTCATTAAATATGGCATTACTTCATTCTCACTTTAAGACAGGGTTCTGTTATTTACAGGTTTACCCTAAGTTCCTCAATATAAAGTCTCCCATCTGATTGCTTTAGTTCTCTGTCTGTTCTTTACATTTATTCACttaggagttatgtgaccatataaaatcacaaaaCACGGTTTCTTCCACACTTGACTTACTTCACTCTGGGTGCATCCAATCCTCAGCTGCCCTCAAGTCAGCCAAATTGTTCAGTCTTTGAAAAGCAGGGTATGAAGCACACCGATGGTAAGTGGGTGTGTGGAAGAAACCGTGTTTtgacctgaggaaggggttgttcccctgaAAGCTTGTGTAATAATTTTCTGCTGAATGAAATGTTTTAAGGCAATGCCAAT from Xenopus laevis strain J_2021 chromosome 5S, Xenopus_laevis_v10.1, whole genome shotgun sequence includes the following:
- the LOC121394218 gene encoding uncharacterized protein LOC121394218 isoform X3, with product MLFMSYWLGITGLGNGANMSWGPRGGYKNVVILSGSCGIRMLWCAFLKLCTLQFSHCRMLAIDLHSYVCIHCFFVLLSILDFLFRFPGFDLGLFLDTVACCLTRPLACLLDSVFACRFFSSQIMEIIFPSLFFFHLRKKRMEKVDKPFNNGKQVKRRKCQKIKMFRDRVTLVDLTDTEIKDRYRLNTVEILSLYDVLKVNLCKPTKRSHAIPGLEIVDIR